The Phyllopteryx taeniolatus isolate TA_2022b chromosome 7, UOR_Ptae_1.2, whole genome shotgun sequence genome has a segment encoding these proteins:
- the LOC133480919 gene encoding mucin-2-like, translated as MHVFWDVRRNPEKTTQVEELGGVAGADSEAGDEEEQGAIDSSRITVTSGPDTVAATDDDDVFTPGNPTNRTATRSVLNITAAQHYRTTIKEKASRTKSRTTISTDTTETTASRVITPVTMKSILTNTSTESERSQTNMMKSPTESISRLQKTTLSTSSTSSSNTSNTLASTTNKTMTTQNRTNTPMQTTIATSTTVAKTTNNNTNTIMTTTNENTKTNIYTTQGMSSTLVTISTQNTTISTTSTTLSTALGTKNTISTSAKIINTTICTTPAITNRTTAATQNTTNTTLSTTSTTPSTTLSSSHTIVTTTTQSPTIYTSPATAVTSMTTTLQNTTTLIPTTTIGPNITESSTTAYISMTTTTPDRTMSTSTTPDTSMTTITNTQQKKTRGTSTAKAVISMTTGYKNTTTYPPTATTVPNTTDSAKTANRSMTTETNMSTSATTDTSMTTITSTPQNTTISTTSTMPSTTLATTTNSTMTTTQKINTTILKTPETMTSTPVTTATQNPLNRISTTSTTPSTPLAMTNTLATTSQIINTTICTSTALETKHTTMTTTTQNTIISTSPAGVTSMTAAPQITATTTIPKATTVPNTTESSTMTNRVIATPERTMSSSAITNTSMTSITTTQQNPTFSTTSTMPSTTLATTNTTMTTTTQNINKTISQTPETKTSTPVITVTQNPLNRTISTTTTIPSTAQKNMTITTLNTTLSKTSTKTVTSMTTAPQNTTSTTIYTLPNTTESSTMTNRSITTATADTTMAISATSNTSMLTITNTSQNTIISTSSPMPSTTTMTTNPIQIINTNISLKPETMTSTPVTATTQNRRTTSRSQTIDKTISQTPETTTTITTHHKTMTITNHNAAISKGSTTAVTFMTTAPKNATSTTTPTTTTVPNTIESSTTTNKLMTTATRDRTISATTTTPSTTPATTTNTMTTTTGNINTTRSHTSEEMQSTLVTNTTQSQLNTVVSTGTMPTTTITPTTNATMTTTTQDITTTISHIPETMISIPMMTETQNPPNPTILSTSTMPGTTPATKNKTMTITTQNKVISTSPVTTVTTMTIAPQITITTTIALATTVPNTTTLSTMINRFKTTATQDRIMSTSAITNTSMTSITTTPQNENISTMSTMPKPTPATTNTTMTTTTPNTNTTISLTTETMTSIPVTTATQNPLHTTISATTRQNTTIFTTTNILRATTMPKTTEYSTMRNRTMTTATPDTTMSAFATSNTSITTIPNTPQNTTVATSNPMPSMTAKTHTTMTTTTKILHTTISQMPETMTSTPVTTATHNTTMTTTPQNINTTISQTPEIITRTPVVTATQNLINSTISTTNTTRSTSLATTNTIMTTITTPNTTLNTAISTNPGTTTTSITAAPRNTTTTIYTATTVPNNTESSTTTNTSMSTSSPNTPMFTTRTTPSILTTLTNTMTPKGALFLAHFKMKLNVVDGISNETIIEFVEAVLRSSGTGLVIKTAAFSLYATAPLEELRVSRLPVGMSSCSFPGLGGLWAK; from the exons atgcatgttttttgggatgtgagacgaaacccggagaaaaccacacag gtggaagagcttggcggcgtggctggagcGGACAGCGAGGCTGGGGACGAAGAAGAACAAGGAG CTATAGATTCTTCTCGTATAACGGTGACTTCAGGACCCGACACTGTGGCAGCAACTGATGATGACGACGTATTCACACCTGGGAATCCAACAAACAGAACAGCAACTAGAAGTGTGCTCAACATCACAGCTGCCCAGCACTACAGAACAACCATCAAGGAAAAGGCTTCGAGAACCAAATCAAGAACTACCATTTCCACAGACACTACAGAAACTACAGCATCCAGAGTGATAACACCTGTGACAATGAAAAGCATACTAACAAATACATCAACAGAAAGTGAGAGATCCCAAACAAACATGATGAAATCACCAACAGAAAGCATATCCCGACTTCAAAAAACAACCCTATCCACAAGTAGCACATCATCAAGCAACACAAGCAACACACTTGCATCAACGACAAACAAAACTATGACTACACAAAATAGAACAAACACACCCATGCAAACAACTATTGCCACAAGTACCACagttgcaaaaacaacaaacaacaatacaaacacTATAATGACTACCACAAATGAGAACACTAAAACAAACATATACACAACACAGGGAATGTCAAGCACACTTGTGACTATTTCAACCCAGAATACAACCATATCCACAACTAGTACAACACTAAGCACGGcactgggaacaaaaaacacaatatcTACCTCAGCCAAGATAATAAACACAACCATATGCACAACACCTGCCATAACAAACAGAACGACTGCTGCAAcccaaaatacaacaaatacgaCCCTGTCCACAACTAGTACAACACCGAGCACCACACTTTCATCATCACACACAATCGTGACTACCACAACCCAGAGCCCAACCATATACACAAGTCCTGCAACAGCAGTAACGTCCATGACCACTACACTCCAAAACACAACCACACTAATACCTACAACTACTATAGGGCCAAATATTACAGAATCTTCAACCACAGCATACATATCCATGACTACAACAACTCCAGACAGAACCATGTCCACATCTACAACACCTGACACATCTATGACTACCATAACCAATacacaacaaaagaaaactAGAGGCACAAGTACTGCAAAAGCAGTAATATCCATGACTACTggatacaaaaatacaactacTTACCCACCTACAGCTACTACAGTGCCAAACACCACAGAttctgcaaaaacagcaaacagaTCCATGACCACAGAAACAAACATGTCCACATCTGCAACAACTGACACATCTATGACTACCATCACCTCTACACCGCAAAACACAACTATATCCACAACTAGCACAATGCCAAGCACCACactagcaacaacaacaaactcaaCAATGACTACAACCCAAAAGATAAATACAACCATACTGAAAACACCTGAAACAATGACGAGCACTCCTGTGACTACTGCAACCCAAAACCCATTAAACAGAATATCTACAACTAGTACAACACCAAGCACCCCACTTGCAATGACAAACACATTAGCTACCACATCTCAGATAATAAACACAACCATATGCACAAGCACCGCActtgaaacaaaacacacaaccatgACTACCACAACCCAAAACACAATCATATCCACAAGTCCTGCAGGAGTAACATCCATGACTGCTGCACCCCAAATCACAGCAACCACAACCATACCGAAAGCTACTACAGTACCAAATACCACAGAATCGTCAACCATGACAAACAGAGTCATAGCAACCCCAGAAAGAACCATGTCCTCATCTGCAATAACTAATACATCGATGACTAGCATCACCACTACACAGCAAAACCCAACTTTCTCCACTACTAGTACAATGCCAAGCACCACGCTagcaacaacaaacacaacaatgacTACCACAACCCAGAACATCAATAAAACCATATCCCAAACACCTGAAACAAAGACAAGCACACCTGTGATTACAGTAACTCAAAACCCATTAAACAGAACAATATCCACAACTACAACAATCCCAAGCACcgcacaaaaaaacatgacgaTCACAACCCTAAACACGACCTTATCCAAAACTTCTACAAAAACAGTAACATCCATGACGACGGCACCCCAAAACACAACATCCACAACCATATATACATTGCCAAATACCACTGAATCTTCAACCATGACAAACAGATCCATAACCACAGCAACTGCAGACACAACCATGGCCATATCCGCAACAAGTAACACATCTATGCTTACCATTACCAATACATCGCAAAACACAATTATATCCACATCTAGTCCAATGCCAAGCACGACAACAATGACAACCAACCCAATCCAAATCATTAATACAAACATTTCCCTGAAACCTGAAACAATGACGAGCACACCTGTGACTGCTACAACCCAAAACAGAAGAACGACTTCCAGAAGTCAGACTATAGATAAAACCATATCACAAACACCTGAAACAACTACTACAATCACCACACACCACAAAACCATGACTATCACAAACCATAACGCAGCCATATCCAAAGGTTCTACAACAGCAGTAACATTCATGACTACCGCACCCAAAAACGCAACTTCCACAACCACacctactactactacagtgCCAAATACCATAGAATCTTCAACCACGacaaacaaattgatgactACAGCAACTAGAGATAGAACCATATCCGCAACTACCACTACGCCAAGCACCACACCAGCAACAACGACAAATACAATGACTACAACAACCGGGAACATAAATACAACCAGATCACATACATCTGAAGAAATGCAAAGCACACTTGTGACTAACACAACCCAAAGCCAATTAAACACAGTCGTATCCACCGGAACAATGCCAACCACTACAATAACACCAACAACAAATGCAACAATGACTACCACAACCCAAGACATAACTACAACCATATCCCATATACCTGAAACAATGATAAGCATACCTATGATGACTGAAACCCAAAACCCACCAAACCCAACGATTTTGTCAACTAGTACAATGCCAGGCACCACACctgcaacaaaaaacaaaaccatgacTATCACAACCCAAAACAAAGTCATATCCACAAGTCCTGTAACAACAGTAACAACCATGActattgcaccccaaatcacaataacaacaaccatAGCTTTAGCTACTACAGTGCCAAATACCACAACATTGTCAACCATGATAAACAGATTCAAAACTACAGCAACTCAAGACAGAATCATGTCCACATCTGCAATAACTAACACATCTATGACCAGCATCACTACTACACCGCAAAACGAAAATATCTCCACTATGAGCACAATGCCAAAACCAACACcagcaacaacaaacacaacaatgacTACCACAaccccaaacacaaatacaaccaTATCATTAACAACTGAAACAATGACAAGCATACCTGTGACTACTGCAACCCAAAACCCATTACACACAACCATATCTGCAACAACAAGACAAAACACGACCATATTCACAACCACAAACATACTGAGAGCTACTACAATGCCAAAAACCACAGAATACTCAACCATGAGAAACAGAACCATGACTACAGCAACTCCAGACACAACCATGTCGGCATTTGCAACAAGTAACACATCTATAACTACCATCCCCAATACTCCGCAAAACACAACTGTAGCCACATCTAATCCAATGCCAAGCATGACAGCAAAAACTCACACAACAATGACTACCACGACCAAAATCTTACACACAACAATATCCCAAATGCCTGAAACAATGACAAGCACACCTGTGACTACTGCAACCCATAATACAACAATGACTACCACACCCCAGAACATAAATACAACCATATCACAAACACCTGAAATAATAACAAGAACACCCGTGGTTACTGCAACCCAAAACCTTATAAACTCAACCATATCCACAACTAATACAACGCGAAGCACCTCACTTGCAACGACAAACACAATCATGACTACTATTACAACCCCAAACACAACCTTAAACACAGCCATATCCACAAATCctggaacaacaacaacttccATAACTGCTGCACCCCGAAACACAACCACGACCATATATACAGCCACTACAGTGCCAAACAACACAGAGTCTTCAACCACAACTAATACATCCATGAGTACATCAAGCCCAAATACACCCATGTTCACCACCAGGACAACGCCAAGCATATTGACCACATTGACAAACACCATGACTCCAAAAG